The following proteins are encoded in a genomic region of Sulfurovum indicum:
- a CDS encoding YajQ family cyclic di-GMP-binding protein, which yields MAKDHYFDISAKLDMMEMKNAIEQAKKEVSTRFDFKGIMVDIDLNEKAKVLNLSSSSDSKIDALKDIVIGKMIKRGLSPKSLDEVKTEGISGGNVKVVYRIVDSIEKDEAKKIVKAIKDAKLKVTPAIQGDEIRVSGKKIDDLQAVIALVKQMEDLKAPLTFGNFK from the coding sequence ATGGCCAAGGATCATTATTTTGATATTAGTGCGAAGCTTGATATGATGGAGATGAAAAACGCTATTGAACAGGCGAAAAAAGAGGTGAGTACCCGTTTTGATTTTAAGGGAATCATGGTTGATATCGACTTGAACGAGAAAGCAAAAGTATTGAATCTTTCAAGTTCCAGTGATAGCAAAATCGATGCCCTAAAAGATATTGTGATTGGTAAAATGATTAAACGTGGGCTCTCTCCAAAGTCTCTGGATGAAGTTAAAACAGAAGGGATCAGTGGTGGAAATGTGAAGGTAGTCTACCGTATCGTTGACAGTATCGAAAAAGATGAGGCCAAAAAGATCGTTAAGGCGATCAAGGATGCGAAGTTGAAGGTTACTCCTGCCATTCAGGGAGATGAGATACGTGTCAGTGGGAAGAAGATTGATGATCTGCAGGCAGTGATTGCTCTGGTGAAGCAGATGGAGGATCTGAAAGCACCGTTGACATTTGGGAACTTTAAATAG
- a CDS encoding molybdopterin oxidoreductase family protein, with product MTKMIDEQERQEIESVCTYCGVGCDITGVVEDNEIVKIYAQKDGVVSEGKLCIKGKYGYDFVEAKDRIREPRIKKSFLEKNPQIIEKYGDALVEFDHDYMTCDLQTAVKIAAMKLTEIKETYGGWSFCAVGGARTNCESAYAFQKFTRETMGSPHVDNCGRVCHAPSLKGMRATIGEGAATNPYNDIYDTEFMVVIGSNTMEAHPIIANRMVAQAKKLNNLAVIDVRETKMAKLAKYNCVIPHEANLLILNMMAYVIIDEELYNKDFIDNRTKGFEEYREQILNDPYANPKFFEQIEGYEYLAKMIPNIAREYAVKKSMIFWGLGITEHLDGSYAVMAITHLALLTGNIGKTGAGLMPLRGQNNVQGACDMGCLPYYDPDYAEPKEVGLMTPQLIDAMLEGKIKALLNMGEDISHIHPNINKSDKALEKLEFLMVQDLFMVETAKKADMVIGVRSAYEKTGVYVNAMRRLHLSQPLVKSDLPDDWEVLTMIAKEMGDGENFCFESSEDVWNEVRQKAPKRFSGAEYYRLARHRKRGMQWPIHDDDTPVLHLLDFRTDDGLGKYVYKQYDLRGMIKEIIEKKFYENSLEGYYLTTGRTLAHYNNAAQTKRSSKLDTKYDEDILLAPIEDEGKLGDRVILKSQYGESEALTVRYTDRVKPRTLFCTFHHAKSRINALFGDECDELIMTARFKSVKVDVIPVGDEVACS from the coding sequence ATGACAAAAATGATCGATGAGCAAGAGCGTCAAGAGATAGAGAGTGTCTGTACTTATTGTGGTGTAGGGTGTGACATTACAGGTGTGGTCGAAGATAATGAGATTGTCAAGATCTATGCGCAAAAAGATGGAGTTGTCTCGGAAGGGAAGCTTTGTATTAAGGGAAAGTACGGGTATGATTTCGTAGAGGCTAAAGACCGTATCAGAGAACCTCGTATTAAAAAAAGCTTTCTGGAGAAAAACCCGCAGATTATTGAGAAGTATGGAGATGCACTTGTAGAATTTGACCATGACTATATGACGTGTGATCTTCAAACAGCAGTCAAGATCGCAGCGATGAAGCTGACAGAGATCAAAGAGACCTACGGTGGATGGAGTTTTTGTGCTGTAGGTGGTGCACGTACCAATTGTGAGAGTGCTTATGCTTTCCAGAAGTTCACCCGTGAAACGATGGGGTCTCCCCATGTAGACAACTGTGGCCGTGTCTGCCATGCACCTAGTCTTAAAGGTATGCGAGCCACTATTGGTGAAGGAGCGGCTACCAATCCCTACAACGACATTTACGACACCGAGTTTATGGTGGTTATTGGTTCCAATACGATGGAAGCGCACCCGATTATTGCCAATCGTATGGTTGCGCAGGCGAAGAAGCTCAATAATCTTGCTGTTATCGATGTGCGTGAAACCAAAATGGCTAAGCTTGCCAAGTACAACTGTGTCATTCCTCACGAAGCCAACCTGCTGATACTCAATATGATGGCGTATGTGATCATCGATGAAGAGCTTTACAATAAGGATTTCATTGATAATCGCACTAAAGGATTTGAGGAATACAGGGAACAAATACTCAATGACCCGTATGCCAACCCGAAATTCTTTGAACAGATAGAGGGGTATGAGTATTTAGCCAAGATGATTCCAAATATTGCCAGAGAGTATGCAGTCAAGAAATCGATGATCTTCTGGGGGCTTGGAATTACCGAGCATCTGGACGGCTCTTATGCCGTGATGGCGATTACCCACCTGGCACTGCTGACAGGAAACATTGGAAAGACTGGTGCGGGACTGATGCCGCTGCGTGGACAGAATAATGTACAGGGTGCTTGTGATATGGGGTGTCTGCCATATTATGATCCTGATTATGCTGAGCCAAAAGAGGTGGGGTTGATGACTCCGCAGCTGATTGATGCGATGCTTGAAGGCAAGATTAAGGCACTGCTCAATATGGGAGAGGATATCAGCCATATTCACCCCAATATTAATAAGAGCGACAAGGCACTCGAGAAACTGGAATTTCTAATGGTACAGGATCTCTTTATGGTAGAAACGGCGAAGAAAGCTGATATGGTCATAGGCGTGCGTTCCGCCTATGAGAAGACGGGTGTCTATGTCAACGCGATGCGGCGTCTGCATCTCTCTCAGCCGCTGGTAAAGTCAGACCTTCCTGATGACTGGGAAGTGCTGACGATGATTGCCAAAGAGATGGGAGACGGAGAGAATTTCTGTTTTGAAAGTAGTGAGGATGTCTGGAATGAGGTGCGCCAAAAAGCACCGAAGCGTTTCAGTGGAGCAGAGTACTACCGTTTGGCGCGCCATAGAAAGCGCGGGATGCAGTGGCCTATCCATGATGATGATACTCCGGTATTGCATCTGCTTGATTTCCGTACGGATGACGGACTTGGAAAATATGTCTACAAGCAGTATGATTTAAGGGGAATGATAAAAGAGATCATTGAGAAGAAGTTTTATGAAAACTCGTTAGAGGGATATTATCTCACTACAGGACGTACTTTGGCACACTACAACAATGCTGCACAGACCAAACGAAGCAGTAAGCTTGATACTAAATATGACGAAGATATACTCCTCGCACCTATCGAGGATGAAGGTAAACTGGGAGACCGTGTGATTCTCAAAAGTCAGTACGGAGAAAGTGAAGCATTGACTGTCCGTTATACTGATAGAGTGAAACCTCGTACGCTCTTCTGTACTTTCCATCATGCCAAGAGCCGTATCAATGCCCTTTTTGGTGATGAGTGTGACGAGCTGATCATGACAGCAAGATTCAAATCAGTCAAGGTAGATGTGATCCCTGTAGGGGATGAGGTGGCGTGCAGCTAA
- a CDS encoding LL-diaminopimelate aminotransferase → MFDEIQFEKINRLPKYIFAEINDIKMKMRRDGADIIDFSMGNPDAATPKPIIDKLCETARKPKTHGYSASKGIYKLRLAMSNWYKRKYNADLDPDTEVVATMGSKEGYVHLVQAITNSGDVAIVPDPTYPIHSQAFILAGANVEKMEVTFNEETFEVDEEKFLADVQEALENSIPKPKFLVVNFPHNPSTATVTPEFYERLVALAKEKRFYIISDIAYADITFDGYKTPSIMQVKGAKDVAVESYTLSKSYNMAGWRVGFIVGNKKLIGALQSIKSWLDYGMFTPIQVAATVALDEHGYVPDQEIIPRYQKRRDVMIEAFGKVGWKLHKPNASMFIWAKLPQIALDTGMGSMEFSKRLLQEADVAVSPGIGFGIHGDKYVRIALIENEKRIRQAARNIKRFLKTLEEEQKND, encoded by the coding sequence ATGTTTGACGAAATTCAGTTTGAGAAGATAAACCGTTTACCAAAATATATATTTGCAGAGATCAATGATATTAAGATGAAAATGCGTCGCGATGGTGCAGACATCATTGACTTTTCTATGGGAAATCCTGATGCTGCCACACCAAAACCGATCATAGACAAGTTGTGTGAGACGGCACGTAAGCCAAAAACACATGGATACAGTGCAAGTAAGGGGATCTACAAGTTACGTCTTGCTATGAGTAACTGGTATAAAAGAAAATATAATGCAGACCTTGATCCTGATACAGAGGTAGTTGCAACGATGGGAAGTAAGGAAGGGTATGTGCATCTTGTACAGGCGATCACCAATTCAGGTGATGTGGCCATTGTACCGGATCCAACTTATCCTATTCATTCACAGGCATTCATTTTGGCAGGTGCTAATGTGGAAAAGATGGAAGTAACTTTCAATGAAGAGACGTTTGAAGTGGATGAGGAGAAGTTCCTTGCCGATGTGCAGGAGGCATTGGAGAACTCTATTCCCAAGCCAAAATTTCTAGTGGTTAATTTTCCCCACAACCCAAGTACAGCAACGGTAACACCGGAGTTTTACGAACGCCTGGTTGCATTGGCAAAAGAGAAGCGCTTTTATATTATCTCTGATATTGCCTATGCAGACATTACATTTGATGGATATAAAACCCCGTCGATCATGCAGGTTAAAGGAGCCAAGGATGTGGCAGTAGAGTCCTATACCTTATCAAAATCCTACAATATGGCAGGATGGAGAGTTGGTTTTATCGTGGGGAATAAAAAGCTTATCGGGGCACTTCAAAGTATCAAATCATGGCTTGATTATGGAATGTTCACACCAATTCAGGTTGCAGCAACTGTAGCACTGGATGAACATGGTTATGTACCTGATCAGGAGATCATCCCACGGTATCAAAAACGTAGGGATGTCATGATAGAGGCATTTGGAAAAGTCGGATGGAAACTGCATAAACCCAATGCAAGTATGTTTATCTGGGCGAAACTGCCGCAAATTGCACTTGATACAGGAATGGGATCAATGGAGTTTTCCAAACGTCTGCTTCAGGAAGCGGATGTGGCTGTAAGTCCGGGAATCGGTTTTGGAATCCATGGAGATAAATATGTGCGTATCGCATTGATTGAGAATGAAAAGCGTATTCGTCAGGCGGCACGTAACATCAAACGTTTTTTAAAAACCCTTGAAGAGGAACAAAAGAATGATTAA
- a CDS encoding phytanoyl-CoA dioxygenase family protein yields MNKDSFMILTEEQLTRFKEDGFLLLPKFADIALCDTIKDIAKAHLKHKVPPIETEMEYVGKTKEERKLISDGKGHLFEGQVTIRRLRQVYHRDIVFKQWMENKKIRPILTQVLGEYPTITIAHHNSIMTKMPHTSTETRWHQDFRYWNFENDNLVSIWLALDEEHDANGVLEFIPGSHRMRLEPSQFDEKEYFSDTLPENQEILAKKVSHPLQKGDVVLFHCKLLHRANKNSTDKPKISFVYTVKGCSNKAIEGTRSTAYEEVPLYINSL; encoded by the coding sequence ATGAATAAAGACAGCTTTATGATACTCACTGAAGAACAGTTGACCCGATTTAAAGAAGATGGTTTTTTGCTTCTGCCGAAATTTGCAGATATCGCATTGTGCGATACCATTAAAGATATTGCTAAGGCACATCTTAAGCATAAAGTACCACCTATTGAGACAGAAATGGAGTATGTCGGTAAGACAAAAGAGGAGCGTAAGCTGATCTCTGACGGGAAAGGACATCTGTTTGAAGGGCAGGTGACTATACGCCGGCTTAGGCAAGTCTATCACCGTGACATTGTTTTTAAGCAATGGATGGAGAATAAGAAGATACGTCCGATTCTGACTCAGGTATTGGGAGAATATCCTACAATTACCATTGCACATCACAACTCCATTATGACCAAGATGCCGCACACTTCTACTGAGACCAGATGGCATCAGGACTTTCGTTACTGGAACTTTGAAAATGATAATCTTGTCAGTATTTGGCTTGCATTGGATGAAGAGCATGATGCAAATGGGGTGCTGGAGTTCATTCCGGGTAGTCACAGGATGCGACTGGAGCCTTCTCAGTTTGATGAGAAGGAATACTTCTCCGATACATTGCCGGAAAACCAGGAGATTCTTGCCAAAAAGGTAAGCCATCCGCTACAAAAAGGGGATGTTGTACTGTTCCACTGTAAACTGCTTCACAGGGCCAATAAGAACTCAACTGACAAGCCTAAAATCTCCTTTGTCTATACTGTGAAGGGGTGTAGCAATAAAGCCATAGAGGGTACACGCTCTACAGCATATGAAGAAGTACCGCTTTACATCAACTCTCTGTAA
- a CDS encoding homoserine dehydrogenase encodes MIKIGILGVGTVGESVAKILEANADIIEARAGKKIVVKSGVVRNLAKKRDTSIRLSDDPLSVVDDPEIDIVVELMGGVEEPYRLVKQALKNGKAVVTANKALLAYHRYELQEIAGDIPLMYEASTAGGIPIIGALRNGLSANHIDSIQGIMNGTCNYMLTKMIKEGAQYDEILKEAQELGYAEADPTFDVGGFDASHKLLILASIAYGIDAKPEDILIEGIENITQTDVAFAKEFGYEIKLLGIAKKVGEGVELRVHATMIPQDSMIAKVDGVMNAVTVVGDRVGETMYYGPGAGGDATASAVIADIVDIVRGNHGPMLGYKKGLESGLKLLPKEQIVTQYYLRLEVDDRSGVLAAITSTLEKYGISIEAMLQKPTSDEDIAKLLFTTHHCPEVKMQEAIKALEALDVVYGRIAMIRIEK; translated from the coding sequence ATGATTAAGATAGGGATATTGGGTGTCGGTACAGTTGGTGAGAGTGTTGCCAAAATATTGGAAGCCAACGCAGATATTATAGAAGCACGTGCAGGCAAAAAGATCGTTGTCAAGTCCGGTGTGGTCAGAAATCTTGCCAAAAAGCGTGATACTTCCATTCGTTTAAGTGATGATCCACTGAGTGTTGTGGATGATCCTGAAATTGATATTGTTGTCGAGCTGATGGGTGGAGTGGAAGAGCCTTATCGCCTTGTGAAACAGGCACTTAAAAACGGTAAAGCAGTAGTAACAGCGAATAAAGCATTACTTGCCTATCATCGCTATGAACTTCAGGAAATTGCCGGAGATATCCCGCTTATGTATGAAGCAAGTACGGCAGGAGGTATTCCTATCATTGGTGCATTGCGTAACGGATTGAGTGCAAATCATATTGATTCCATACAGGGGATCATGAATGGTACATGTAACTATATGCTAACCAAGATGATCAAGGAGGGTGCCCAGTATGATGAGATACTCAAAGAGGCTCAGGAACTTGGGTATGCAGAAGCAGATCCTACTTTTGATGTAGGTGGTTTTGATGCATCACACAAGCTGTTGATACTTGCTTCCATTGCCTATGGCATCGATGCAAAGCCTGAAGATATTCTCATCGAAGGGATCGAGAATATTACACAGACAGATGTGGCGTTTGCCAAGGAGTTCGGGTATGAGATCAAACTGCTTGGAATTGCCAAGAAAGTCGGTGAAGGTGTGGAACTGCGTGTCCATGCAACAATGATTCCTCAAGATAGTATGATCGCCAAGGTAGATGGTGTGATGAATGCAGTGACTGTGGTGGGGGATCGTGTAGGTGAAACGATGTACTATGGTCCAGGAGCAGGTGGTGATGCGACAGCATCAGCGGTGATTGCAGATATTGTAGACATCGTCCGTGGTAACCACGGGCCGATGCTTGGCTACAAGAAAGGGCTTGAGAGTGGATTGAAACTGCTTCCAAAAGAACAGATCGTGACCCAGTATTATCTCAGACTTGAAGTGGATGATCGAAGCGGTGTCCTGGCAGCGATCACTTCTACACTGGAAAAATACGGTATCTCTATTGAAGCAATGCTTCAGAAACCAACCAGTGATGAAGATATCGCCAAGCTTCTCTTTACGACGCACCATTGTCCGGAAGTTAAGATGCAGGAAGCGATCAAAGCGCTTGAAGCACTAGATGTGGTGTATGGTCGAATTGCAATGATTAGAATCGAAAAATAA
- the rsmI gene encoding 16S rRNA (cytidine(1402)-2'-O)-methyltransferase, with translation MLTFIPTPIGNPQDITIRAIKLFEKAELFFCEDTRHTKHLLKLLEERFDMNYPNAEFISFNEHNGQERLKEYGTLLSEKEVIYVSDAGMPVISDPGQILVAYCQENSIDYDVLPGASAVTTAYAASGFEDGKFLFYAFLPHKGKERAAALQEAMGNGYNTVLYEAPHRLEKLLEEIVQIDKNRELFLSKEISKRYQRYYRGSAQLLLSQLNDMTIRGEWVVVIRAQKNGEKSLSFSEVMGMEIPPKVKAKLLARLSDKGVKEWYDFLIDKN, from the coding sequence ATGCTTACCTTTATACCTACCCCAATTGGGAATCCTCAAGATATTACAATACGAGCAATAAAGCTTTTTGAAAAGGCTGAACTCTTTTTTTGTGAAGACACACGTCATACAAAACATCTTTTGAAACTCCTTGAAGAGCGTTTTGATATGAATTATCCTAATGCTGAGTTTATCTCTTTTAATGAGCATAATGGCCAAGAGAGATTAAAAGAGTATGGAACTCTTCTTTCTGAAAAAGAAGTCATATATGTCAGTGATGCAGGCATGCCGGTCATTTCCGATCCCGGACAGATACTGGTTGCCTATTGTCAGGAGAATTCCATAGATTATGATGTTCTTCCAGGGGCATCAGCTGTAACAACGGCATATGCGGCCTCCGGTTTTGAAGACGGAAAATTTCTCTTTTATGCCTTTTTGCCCCATAAGGGCAAGGAGCGGGCTGCAGCATTGCAGGAGGCAATGGGTAATGGATACAATACTGTCCTTTATGAAGCTCCACACCGTCTTGAAAAACTTTTGGAAGAGATAGTCCAGATCGATAAAAACAGAGAACTCTTTCTCTCCAAAGAGATTAGTAAGCGTTATCAGCGCTACTACAGGGGCAGCGCGCAACTACTTTTGTCTCAGTTGAATGATATGACTATCAGGGGAGAGTGGGTTGTGGTTATCCGCGCACAAAAGAATGGAGAGAAAAGTCTCTCTTTTTCTGAAGTTATGGGTATGGAGATACCTCCAAAAGTAAAGGCAAAGCTACTTGCCCGTTTGAGTGACAAGGGTGTAAAAGAGTGGTATGATTTTTTAATTGATAAAAATTAA
- the rlmB gene encoding 23S rRNA (guanosine(2251)-2'-O)-methyltransferase RlmB, whose protein sequence is MIIYGKQVCLYALERHPDSIQTVYIAKKGILPQRLFHQYHDKIKFLEEKWAQSMSKGGNHQGILLEVSELEQSSLQQIKKSDFIVVLDGLTDVGNIGAIVRSAYALGAEAVVATGVRQLNLSAIVRSSSGALLDMPFLISQNILDLLNELGQVGFVSYGAAMEGMPVQEMTFASKRVLVMGSEGKGISKKARAKLDELVSIEMKHAFDSLNVSAAAAILIHRMGYAVK, encoded by the coding sequence ATGATAATTTATGGAAAACAGGTGTGTCTCTACGCCTTGGAACGACATCCGGACTCAATTCAGACTGTCTATATAGCTAAAAAGGGGATACTCCCTCAGCGTTTGTTCCATCAATATCACGACAAGATTAAGTTTCTTGAAGAGAAGTGGGCACAGTCGATGAGCAAAGGCGGGAACCATCAGGGGATCCTGCTTGAAGTTTCAGAGTTGGAACAAAGCAGCCTTCAACAGATCAAGAAGAGTGATTTTATTGTCGTTCTGGATGGTTTGACAGATGTAGGGAATATCGGTGCGATAGTACGTAGTGCCTATGCTCTTGGGGCAGAAGCTGTTGTAGCTACGGGTGTAAGACAGTTGAACCTTTCTGCAATTGTACGCAGCAGTTCGGGAGCACTGCTTGACATGCCGTTTCTTATTTCGCAAAATATTCTTGATCTGCTCAATGAGTTGGGACAGGTAGGGTTTGTCTCCTATGGTGCAGCGATGGAAGGTATGCCTGTACAGGAGATGACCTTTGCATCAAAACGTGTACTTGTAATGGGGAGTGAGGGTAAAGGGATCTCCAAAAAAGCAAGAGCAAAACTTGATGAATTGGTCTCAATAGAGATGAAGCATGCATTTGATTCATTGAATGTCAGTGCAGCAGCAGCGATTTTAATACACAGGATGGGGTATGCAGTTAAATGA
- a CDS encoding YraN family protein, producing the protein MRELPRLFGDEGEALATLFLEQEGYIIIERNYFARKLGEIDIIAQKKDTLHFIEVKSGKADFDPVYNVTPAKLRKVINSAHYYMKSKHIDLPFSIDALIIRGDEVEFIENVTL; encoded by the coding sequence ATGAGAGAACTCCCCAGGCTTTTTGGTGATGAAGGTGAAGCTCTTGCTACGCTGTTTCTGGAGCAGGAAGGCTATATCATTATCGAGCGTAATTACTTTGCCAGAAAGCTTGGAGAGATCGATATTATTGCGCAGAAAAAAGATACCCTCCATTTCATAGAAGTAAAGTCGGGAAAAGCCGATTTTGATCCGGTCTATAATGTCACTCCGGCAAAACTTCGAAAAGTGATAAACTCTGCACACTACTATATGAAAAGCAAACATATTGATCTCCCTTTTTCTATCGATGCGCTTATTATTCGCGGAGATGAAGTTGAATTTATTGAGAATGTTACGCTATAA
- the trxA gene encoding thioredoxin, translated as MAKYVELTSENFDATVAEGVTMVDFWAPWCGPCRMIAPVVEELAEDFDGKATIAKVNTDEQQELAVKYGIRSIPAILFFKNGEVVDQMVGAASKDAFAEKLNALV; from the coding sequence ATGGCAAAATATGTAGAATTGACATCAGAAAACTTTGATGCAACTGTGGCTGAAGGTGTTACAATGGTAGATTTCTGGGCTCCATGGTGCGGACCTTGTAGAATGATCGCTCCTGTAGTTGAGGAGTTGGCTGAAGATTTTGACGGAAAAGCAACAATTGCTAAAGTGAATACTGATGAACAGCAGGAACTTGCTGTAAAATACGGAATCAGATCTATCCCGGCAATCCTTTTCTTCAAGAACGGTGAAGTGGTCGACCAAATGGTAGGTGCAGCTTCTAAAGATGCATTTGCAGAAAAACTTAACGCACTCGTATAA
- the rpmE gene encoding 50S ribosomal protein L31 has translation MRKGIHPEYMECKVKCACGNEFEVKSNKPEMSIDICNECHPFFTGSEKIVDAAGRVEKFKNKYKLS, from the coding sequence ATGAGAAAAGGTATTCACCCTGAATATATGGAATGTAAAGTAAAGTGTGCTTGTGGAAACGAGTTTGAAGTAAAATCAAACAAACCTGAGATGTCTATTGATATCTGTAACGAGTGTCACCCGTTCTTCACAGGTTCTGAGAAGATCGTTGATGCTGCTGGTAGAGTAGAGAAGTTTAAGAATAAATATAAACTTAGCTAA
- the trxB gene encoding thioredoxin-disulfide reductase, which translates to MLDCAIIGGGPAGLTAGLYATRGGLKSVTLFEMGMPGGQITQSSEIENYPGFFEHDKTGMDFMNTWQEQCFHFGLKHEMKKVERVAKTGEHFTITLESGETVEAKTAIVCTGSTPKRAGFKGEDEFFGRGVSTCATCDGFFYKNKPVTVLGGGDTALEEAYYLSNIASDVYIVHRRDTFRAAPSTVDRVMRKENIHLVLDSVVDEVLGDAMGVTSVRVKNVKSGEMQILETPGLFVFVGHNVNNSVLKDENGEFICKMNEWGQVIVDLSMRTSVEGLYAAGDMRIEAPKQVVCAAGDGATAALQVISYIQEQA; encoded by the coding sequence ATGTTGGATTGTGCAATTATTGGTGGCGGACCTGCAGGGCTTACCGCAGGACTCTATGCGACGCGCGGCGGATTGAAGAGTGTTACCCTCTTTGAGATGGGGATGCCCGGTGGTCAGATTACCCAGAGTTCGGAGATAGAGAACTATCCAGGTTTTTTTGAACATGATAAAACAGGTATGGATTTCATGAATACCTGGCAGGAGCAGTGTTTTCATTTTGGTCTGAAACATGAGATGAAAAAGGTTGAGCGTGTTGCTAAAACCGGGGAGCATTTTACTATTACACTTGAAAGCGGTGAAACTGTCGAGGCCAAGACAGCCATTGTATGTACAGGGAGTACGCCAAAGCGTGCCGGGTTCAAAGGTGAAGATGAGTTCTTCGGTCGAGGGGTCAGTACCTGTGCTACCTGTGACGGTTTTTTCTACAAGAATAAACCGGTCACTGTGCTTGGAGGAGGAGATACCGCACTTGAAGAGGCGTATTACCTCTCCAATATTGCTTCAGATGTCTATATTGTACATAGACGTGACACTTTCAGGGCAGCGCCTTCTACTGTTGACAGAGTAATGCGTAAAGAGAATATTCATCTCGTGCTTGATTCGGTGGTTGATGAAGTACTTGGAGATGCAATGGGTGTTACATCGGTCAGGGTGAAGAATGTGAAGAGTGGTGAGATGCAAATATTGGAAACACCGGGACTCTTTGTGTTTGTTGGACACAATGTGAACAACAGTGTATTGAAAGACGAGAATGGTGAATTCATTTGTAAGATGAATGAATGGGGACAGGTGATCGTAGACTTGAGCATGAGAACTTCCGTTGAAGGACTCTATGCAGCAGGTGATATGCGTATTGAGGCACCAAAACAGGTCGTATGTGCAGCAGGTGATGGTGCAACAGCAGCACTACAGGTAATTTCATATATTCAGGAGCAAGCGTAA